One Corynebacterium yudongzhengii DNA window includes the following coding sequences:
- the odhI gene encoding oxoglutarate dehydrogenase inhibitor Odhl has product MSENNGTPEAQVDTTSVFRSDLLKDMESGATTSGAPATDGAENLSEGQALLVVKRGPNAGARFLLDQPSTTAGRHPEADIFLDDVTVSRRHAEFRINDGEFEVVDVGSLNGTYVNREPRNAQVLSSGDEIQIGKFRLVFLTAE; this is encoded by the coding sequence ATGAGTGAGAACAACGGCACACCCGAGGCCCAGGTGGACACCACGTCGGTGTTCCGCTCCGACCTGCTCAAGGACATGGAGTCCGGTGCCACCACGTCCGGAGCCCCCGCCACTGACGGCGCGGAGAATCTCTCTGAGGGACAGGCACTGCTGGTCGTGAAGCGTGGGCCCAACGCGGGCGCCCGTTTTCTCTTGGATCAGCCCTCCACCACCGCCGGCCGCCACCCGGAGGCCGACATTTTCCTCGATGACGTGACTGTCTCCCGTCGCCACGCGGAGTTCCGCATCAACGATGGTGAGTTCGAGGTCGTCGACGTCGGCTCCCTCAACGGCACCTACGTCAACCGCGAGCCGCGCAACGCGCAGGTGCTCTCGAGTGGTGATGAAATCCAGATCGGCAAATTCCGCCTGGTGTTTTTGACCGCTGAGTAA
- the secA2 gene encoding accessory Sec system translocase SecA2 codes for MGAFDWFWKALGAQSERNDRKSRQTVSVADDRVAELERLSDTELVAAARAITRDGEISDRSEFLAILQVAASRTLDMRPFSVQSQAVLRMLEGDVIQMATGEGKTLVGAMTATGFALTGRRVHAITVNDYLARRDAEWMRPLVEFFGLTVSAVTEKLSADERRKAYRADVVYAPVNELGFDLLRDNQVTDRAQMVRTPADVALIDEADSVLVDEALVPLVLAGSVAGEQTTGEITAAVSGLREHEHYTIDDDHRNVFLTDAGAHRLERELGIDSLYADEHIGTTLVRVNLALHAKALLIRDIHYLVEDGKVALIDASRGRVADLQRWPDGLQAAVEAKEGLTVTDGGRILDQITLQALMGRYPQLCGMTGTAVEAVDQLREFYDLRVSVIERNRPLQRIDEDDRVYARLEDKNAALVERIAEIHATGQPILVGTHDVAESEFLAEELGKRGIELNVLNAKNDEEEAGIIAEAGERGRVTVSTQMAGRGTDIRLGEGVAELGGLAVIGTSRHRTSRLDNQLRGRAGRQGDPGMSVFYLSLEDDLIETGGADTAVSAQPDGDGLLDNRKVRDFVNHCQRVTENQLLTIHSQTWKYNRLLADQRKIIDTRRDDLLDTDKAVAELRERAPERAEELADVDAQVLEQAAREIMLFHLDDEWAEHLATMDDVRESIHLRAVAKETPIDEFHRIAVREFKDLAQRAVDKSVETFRTARIDAEGVHLGDDGLARPSATWTYMVSDNPLAGGGSGALATMERFFS; via the coding sequence GTGGGAGCATTCGACTGGTTCTGGAAGGCGCTGGGCGCGCAGTCCGAGCGCAACGACCGTAAGTCGCGGCAGACGGTTTCGGTCGCGGATGACCGGGTCGCCGAGCTCGAACGCCTCAGCGATACAGAGCTTGTCGCCGCTGCCCGCGCCATCACCCGCGACGGGGAAATAAGCGATCGCTCGGAGTTCCTCGCGATCTTGCAGGTGGCGGCCTCGCGCACGCTCGATATGCGGCCGTTTAGCGTCCAGTCCCAGGCCGTGCTGCGCATGCTCGAAGGTGACGTGATCCAGATGGCCACCGGCGAGGGCAAGACCTTGGTCGGCGCGATGACCGCGACCGGCTTCGCGCTGACCGGCCGCCGCGTTCACGCGATCACGGTGAATGACTATCTGGCGCGTCGCGACGCGGAGTGGATGCGCCCGCTCGTCGAGTTCTTCGGGCTGACGGTCTCCGCGGTCACCGAGAAGCTCAGCGCGGACGAGCGTCGCAAGGCCTATCGCGCCGACGTCGTCTACGCGCCTGTCAACGAGCTCGGCTTCGACCTTCTGCGCGACAACCAGGTCACCGACCGAGCCCAGATGGTGCGCACCCCGGCGGATGTCGCGCTTATCGACGAGGCCGACTCCGTCCTCGTCGACGAAGCCCTCGTCCCGCTCGTGCTCGCCGGCTCGGTGGCGGGCGAGCAGACGACCGGAGAGATCACCGCCGCCGTCTCTGGCCTGCGCGAGCACGAGCACTACACCATCGACGACGATCACCGCAACGTCTTTCTGACTGACGCCGGCGCCCACCGCCTCGAGCGCGAGCTGGGCATCGACTCGCTGTACGCGGACGAGCACATCGGTACCACGCTCGTGCGCGTCAACTTGGCGCTGCACGCCAAGGCCCTGCTCATCCGAGATATTCACTACCTCGTCGAAGACGGCAAGGTCGCCCTCATCGACGCCTCCCGCGGGCGTGTCGCCGACCTCCAGCGCTGGCCCGACGGGCTGCAGGCCGCCGTCGAGGCGAAAGAAGGGCTCACCGTCACCGACGGCGGGCGCATCCTGGACCAGATCACTCTCCAGGCGCTCATGGGGCGCTACCCGCAGCTGTGCGGCATGACCGGCACCGCCGTCGAGGCCGTCGACCAGCTGCGCGAGTTTTATGACCTCAGGGTCTCTGTCATCGAGCGCAACCGGCCGCTGCAACGTATCGACGAAGACGATCGCGTCTACGCCCGGTTAGAGGATAAAAATGCCGCCCTCGTCGAGCGCATCGCGGAGATTCACGCGACCGGGCAGCCGATCCTCGTGGGCACCCACGACGTTGCGGAGTCAGAGTTCTTGGCGGAAGAGCTCGGCAAGCGGGGGATCGAGCTCAACGTGCTCAACGCCAAAAACGACGAAGAGGAAGCCGGGATCATCGCCGAGGCCGGCGAGCGCGGTCGGGTCACGGTGTCGACGCAGATGGCCGGCCGCGGCACGGATATCCGCCTCGGCGAGGGCGTGGCAGAGCTCGGCGGCCTGGCGGTCATCGGCACGTCGCGGCATCGCACCAGCCGGCTCGACAACCAGCTGCGCGGACGCGCCGGCCGACAGGGCGATCCGGGCATGTCCGTATTTTACCTGAGCCTGGAAGACGACCTCATCGAAACTGGCGGGGCCGATACCGCGGTCAGCGCCCAGCCAGATGGTGACGGGTTGCTGGATAACCGGAAGGTGCGCGACTTCGTCAACCACTGCCAGCGGGTGACCGAAAACCAGCTGCTCACCATCCACTCCCAGACCTGGAAGTACAACCGCCTGTTGGCCGATCAGCGAAAGATCATCGATACCCGCCGCGATGACTTGCTCGATACCGACAAGGCCGTCGCAGAGCTGCGCGAGCGTGCGCCTGAGCGCGCCGAAGAGCTCGCCGACGTAGACGCCCAGGTCTTAGAGCAGGCCGCCCGGGAAATCATGCTGTTCCACCTCGACGATGAGTGGGCGGAGCACCTCGCCACGATGGATGATGTGCGGGAGTCTATTCACCTGCGCGCGGTGGCCAAGGAGACCCCGATCGACGAGTTCCACCGCATCGCGGTGCGTGAGTTCAAGGATCTGGCGCAGCGCGCCGTCGATAAGTCCGTGGAGACCTTCCGCACCGCCCGCATCGACGCCGAGGGTGTGCACCTGGGCGATGATGGATTGGCGCGACCGTCGGCAACCTGGACCTATATGGTCTCCGATAACCCGCTCGCCGGCGGCGGCAGTGGGGCGCTCGCGACCATGGAGCGCTTCTTCAGCTAG
- a CDS encoding acetyl-CoA hydrolase/transferase family protein has translation MSERIAHSGLKNKVMTADEAAQFVNHGDRVGFSGFTGAAYPKALPTAIANRAREAHERGDEYAIDLLTGASTAPDCDGVLAEADALRFRMPYQSDPEMRKKINSGAMQYADIHLSHSGRQATSGVFADIDVAVVEVTRIDEDGNLVPSSGVGNNVEFLDQAKKIIIEVNSWQSLDLEGMADIYRVQPKTPIPITDTGDRIGTTYIDIDTDKVVAVVETDSPDRNSAFTPPSETSEKIAGYFLDFLEGEVAAGRLSYDKFCMQSGVGNVPNAVMAGLLDSKFENIKAYTEVIQDGMLDLIDAGKMSVASATSFSLSPDAAELMNQKADHYRKYIITRPLQVSNHPEVIRRLDLISSNGMIEADIYGNINSTNVTGTRIMNGIGGSGDFTRNALVSTFISPSIAKDGDISAIVPFASHIDHTEHDAMVIITEQGVADLRGLSPRERAPKVISVAHPDYRPLLEEYFEKAQTGKHIHTPHTLSEAFSFHQRFLDTGSMQK, from the coding sequence ATGAGCGAGCGCATTGCCCACTCCGGCCTCAAGAACAAGGTCATGACTGCTGACGAAGCCGCCCAGTTCGTCAACCACGGTGACCGGGTCGGTTTCTCCGGCTTCACCGGCGCCGCCTACCCCAAGGCCCTGCCCACCGCGATCGCAAACCGCGCCCGCGAGGCACACGAGCGTGGCGATGAGTACGCCATCGACCTGCTGACCGGCGCATCCACCGCCCCCGACTGCGACGGTGTCCTCGCCGAGGCCGACGCACTGCGCTTCCGCATGCCTTACCAGTCGGACCCGGAGATGCGGAAGAAGATTAACAGCGGCGCCATGCAGTACGCCGACATCCACCTCTCCCACAGTGGCCGCCAGGCCACCTCCGGCGTCTTCGCGGATATCGACGTCGCCGTGGTCGAGGTCACCCGCATCGACGAAGACGGCAACCTGGTGCCGTCGTCCGGCGTCGGCAACAACGTAGAGTTCCTGGACCAGGCCAAGAAGATCATCATCGAGGTCAACTCCTGGCAGTCCCTCGACCTCGAGGGGATGGCGGACATCTACCGCGTCCAGCCCAAGACCCCGATCCCGATCACTGACACCGGCGATCGCATCGGCACCACCTACATCGACATCGACACCGACAAGGTGGTCGCTGTCGTCGAGACCGACTCCCCGGACCGCAACTCCGCCTTCACCCCGCCGAGCGAGACCTCCGAGAAGATCGCCGGCTACTTCCTCGACTTCCTCGAGGGCGAGGTCGCCGCAGGCCGTTTGTCCTACGACAAGTTCTGCATGCAGTCCGGTGTCGGCAACGTCCCGAACGCCGTGATGGCCGGCCTGCTCGATTCCAAGTTCGAGAACATCAAGGCCTACACCGAGGTCATCCAGGACGGCATGCTGGACCTCATCGACGCCGGCAAGATGTCCGTCGCCTCCGCGACCTCGTTCTCCCTGTCCCCGGACGCCGCGGAGCTGATGAACCAGAAGGCGGATCACTACCGCAAGTACATCATCACCCGCCCGCTGCAGGTCTCCAACCACCCGGAGGTCATCCGTCGCCTCGACCTCATCTCCTCGAACGGCATGATCGAGGCCGACATCTACGGCAACATCAACTCCACCAACGTCACCGGTACCCGCATCATGAACGGTATCGGCGGATCCGGTGACTTCACCCGTAACGCCCTGGTGTCGACGTTCATTTCCCCGTCGATCGCCAAGGACGGCGACATCTCCGCCATCGTGCCCTTCGCCTCCCACATCGACCACACCGAGCACGACGCCATGGTCATCATCACGGAGCAGGGCGTGGCCGACCTGCGCGGCCTATCCCCGCGTGAGCGCGCTCCGAAGGTCATCTCGGTGGCACACCCGGACTACCGCCCGCTGCTCGAGGAGTACTTCGAGAAGGCGCAGACCGGCAAGCACATCCACACCCCGCACACCCTCAGCGAGGCCTTCTCCTTCCACCAGCGCTTCCTGGACACCGGCTCCATGCAGAAGTAG
- a CDS encoding sucrase ferredoxin, which produces MSTHSAVRCSDVPVEPLAGSAKEESVYVIFEHPQGWSRDILDGDTFGPELTEKLRAKLKGHAGLQLIRHPGREGRSVTKRHLFIVHARQRTCEKLLVDDPTALLHLDLERPGGNGGEMIDTPLVLVCTHGKRDVCCAVKGRPLAAALDDAFPDTGIVWETSHTKGHRFAPSILLMPWGYSFGRLNESAAEALVRYAQEGRYYLPGNRGCGGYGARGQVAELAVAEQLIVEGEELAFSDLTAQDNIITHADGRSWEVDLEQQAVEGVVSSCGKAPADGKVWVATGIAQTAAG; this is translated from the coding sequence ATGAGCACCCATTCCGCCGTTCGCTGTTCCGATGTACCCGTCGAGCCCCTCGCCGGGTCGGCCAAGGAGGAATCGGTCTACGTCATCTTCGAACATCCGCAGGGCTGGAGCCGCGACATCCTCGACGGAGACACCTTCGGCCCCGAGCTCACCGAGAAGCTGCGCGCCAAGCTCAAAGGCCACGCGGGCCTCCAGCTGATCCGGCATCCCGGGAGGGAGGGCCGTAGCGTCACGAAGCGCCACCTTTTCATCGTCCATGCCCGCCAGCGTACGTGCGAAAAATTGCTTGTCGACGACCCCACCGCCCTCCTTCACCTCGACCTCGAGCGGCCGGGCGGAAACGGCGGCGAGATGATCGATACCCCTCTGGTCCTGGTGTGCACGCACGGCAAACGCGACGTCTGCTGCGCGGTGAAGGGTCGGCCCCTGGCAGCAGCTCTCGACGACGCGTTTCCCGACACCGGCATCGTCTGGGAGACCTCCCACACCAAGGGTCACCGTTTCGCCCCGTCGATCCTTTTGATGCCGTGGGGCTATAGCTTTGGCCGGCTCAACGAGTCCGCAGCCGAAGCGTTGGTGCGCTACGCACAAGAGGGACGTTATTACCTGCCGGGCAATCGCGGCTGCGGCGGATATGGCGCCCGCGGTCAGGTCGCCGAGCTCGCGGTAGCCGAACAGCTCATCGTAGAAGGGGAGGAGCTCGCCTTTTCCGATCTGACTGCCCAAGACAACATAATTACCCACGCCGACGGTCGCAGCTGGGAGGTCGACCTCGAACAGCAGGCCGTCGAAGGGGTCGTATCCTCCTGTGGCAAGGCCCCTGCTGACGGGAAAGTCTGGGTGGCTACCGGGATCGCACAGACGGCTGCGGGATGA
- a CDS encoding alpha/beta hydrolase family protein — MSTLVEENRPTTFMLGSVQSVNVSFASSAGVKLAGTIDFPATEPVAYAIFAHCFAGSRHTPGASRISKRLTDYGIATLRFDFPGLGQSGGDFADTSFSQNADDICAAYEWMTQNYAAPQLLMGHSLGGAAALKAAGSLRKLKAVATVGAPFDPAHSVLHYADKISEVDANGEVTVTLGGRDLVISRAFLEDLADTNPEVYLRKMRKPLMLVHSPIDQTVGIDNAQTIFQLTRYSKSLVSLDKADHLLTREGAATRAADIIGNWVQYHIDPAWVPVRLAENHVIAESARGLRYGVAAQTRHGDLKIDRTRADGGKGRGHSAMELIEAALAAATTQAAKEAGRKTTLRDVRVSVVHVHNRTFQRHIHLDGELSDDERQAILSAARASDIEELLDGATIVDLNGELG, encoded by the coding sequence ATGTCCACCTTAGTGGAGGAAAACCGCCCGACGACGTTTATGCTGGGTAGTGTGCAGTCTGTCAACGTGTCTTTCGCCTCGTCCGCTGGCGTGAAGCTCGCGGGAACCATCGACTTTCCCGCCACCGAGCCAGTGGCCTACGCCATCTTCGCCCACTGCTTCGCCGGTTCCCGTCACACGCCCGGCGCCTCGCGCATCTCGAAGCGCCTGACTGACTACGGCATCGCCACCTTGCGCTTCGACTTCCCCGGGCTCGGGCAATCCGGGGGCGACTTCGCCGATACCTCGTTCAGCCAGAATGCCGACGACATCTGCGCCGCCTACGAGTGGATGACGCAGAACTACGCCGCCCCGCAGCTGCTCATGGGCCACTCCCTCGGCGGTGCGGCGGCCCTGAAGGCGGCGGGCTCGCTGCGGAAGCTGAAAGCCGTAGCGACGGTCGGCGCGCCCTTCGACCCCGCGCACTCGGTGCTGCACTACGCCGACAAGATCAGCGAGGTCGACGCCAACGGCGAGGTTACCGTCACCCTCGGCGGCCGCGACCTGGTGATCTCCCGGGCGTTTTTGGAAGACCTCGCCGACACGAACCCCGAGGTCTATCTGCGGAAGATGCGCAAGCCGCTGATGCTCGTGCACTCCCCCATCGACCAGACCGTGGGCATTGATAACGCCCAAACCATCTTCCAGCTCACCCGCTACTCGAAGTCCCTGGTCAGCCTCGACAAGGCCGATCACCTGCTGACGCGGGAGGGGGCGGCGACACGGGCGGCCGACATCATCGGCAACTGGGTGCAGTACCACATCGACCCCGCCTGGGTGCCGGTGCGCTTAGCGGAAAACCACGTCATCGCCGAATCGGCCCGCGGCCTGCGCTATGGCGTGGCCGCCCAGACCCGCCACGGTGACCTGAAGATCGACCGCACTCGCGCCGACGGCGGCAAGGGCCGCGGCCACTCCGCGATGGAACTCATCGAGGCCGCCCTGGCGGCGGCCACCACCCAGGCGGCCAAGGAGGCAGGGCGCAAGACCACGCTTCGCGACGTCCGCGTCTCCGTCGTCCACGTCCACAATCGCACCTTCCAACGCCACATCCACCTCGACGGCGAGCTCAGCGACGACGAACGCCAGGCCATCCTCTCGGCGGCGCGCGCCAGCGACATCGAAGAGCTTCTCGACGGCGCCACCATCGTCGATCTCAACGGAGAGCTAGGCTGA